A part of Methanohalobium evestigatum Z-7303 genomic DNA contains:
- a CDS encoding DUF2124 domain-containing protein: protein MEVLKTSEGIGGQLTGFRELVKNSNSITFIGSPGFCTPFAELFAFVIRESGKEMAFIPSLKYENAKSLISTEDGIQLGDKTDPSADTVVLLGGLAMPKMGIDPADINEIITKLQQNSENKMIIGICFQSIFQEQEWDSYIDFDYIIDSDLTNSTIKL from the coding sequence ATGGAAGTTTTAAAAACCAGCGAAGGTATAGGTGGCCAACTTACAGGGTTCAGGGAATTAGTTAAAAATTCGAACAGTATCACATTTATCGGTTCACCGGGTTTCTGCACACCTTTTGCAGAACTGTTTGCATTCGTTATCAGGGAATCGGGAAAAGAAATGGCGTTTATACCCAGTTTAAAATATGAAAATGCAAAATCCTTAATATCTACTGAGGACGGTATACAACTTGGTGATAAAACAGACCCAAGTGCGGATACTGTAGTATTACTGGGCGGGCTTGCAATGCCGAAAATGGGTATTGACCCCGCAGATATTAATGAAATAATAACAAAACTACAGCAAAATTCTGAAAACAAAATGATAATTGGTATATGTTTCCAATCGATTTTCCAGGAACAAGAATGGGATAGTTATATAGATTTTGATTACATCATTGATTCAGACCTGACAAACAGCACAATAAAATTATAA
- a CDS encoding carboxymuconolactone decarboxylase family protein, producing the protein MEKNTKDEIREVKGFLPKAIKFADEINEDFAEGIAEFYQAIWDERENGLSMKEKHILVFTVACASNNVESASKILERLKKFGATRTEIYDAMMMAAWTGGIQNFTNVSSELVDKINKLGFE; encoded by the coding sequence ATGGAAAAAAACACAAAAGATGAAATACGAGAAGTGAAAGGGTTTCTCCCAAAAGCGATTAAATTCGCAGATGAAATAAACGAAGATTTTGCAGAAGGTATAGCAGAATTCTATCAGGCAATCTGGGATGAAAGGGAAAACGGATTGTCCATGAAAGAAAAGCATATACTTGTATTTACAGTTGCCTGTGCCTCCAACAACGTGGAAAGTGCATCAAAAATACTTGAAAGGCTCAAAAAATTCGGGGCAACCCGTACCGAAATCTACGATGCTATGATGATGGCTGCTTGGACTGGCGGAATACAGAATTTTACAAACGTAAGCAGTGAATTAGTTGATAAAATCAACAAACTGGGTTTTGAATAA
- a CDS encoding class I SAM-dependent methyltransferase has product MNKAILIPKEKVETVRCYLSEKNLLDRTRKIKRSKKYPDKYLEIPVNDDVDGYKIIEQDEPEYYKPVTSSLKEKLSGYIPKAELQYLPTGWQVLGDVIIVRIPEELEHRKKTIAYTLLEMYPKCRSVVEDFGIEGQFRRPKRKLIIGNETETIHKENQCYFKLDVADIMYSKGNLDERQRMSKLGEDELVVDMFSGIGYFSIPMAVHSKRTKLISIEINPISFKYLQENINLNRVDDTVIPVCGDCSLYTPENTADRVLMGYVRTTHYYLKYGIKALKESGGMLHYHETVPENRLYERPVSRIKNVASEFGKTAQICGHHTIKKYSPGVYHVVVDAYVYKPK; this is encoded by the coding sequence ATGAACAAAGCAATCCTTATACCAAAAGAAAAAGTCGAAACTGTCCGTTGTTACCTTTCTGAAAAAAATTTACTTGACAGAACTAGGAAAATCAAAAGAAGCAAAAAATATCCTGACAAATACCTCGAAATTCCGGTTAATGATGATGTGGACGGTTATAAAATTATTGAACAGGATGAACCGGAGTATTATAAACCAGTAACCAGTTCACTAAAAGAAAAGCTCAGCGGATATATCCCAAAAGCTGAACTTCAATATCTTCCAACAGGGTGGCAGGTTCTGGGTGATGTAATTATTGTGAGAATACCTGAAGAACTTGAACACAGAAAAAAAACAATTGCCTATACACTTCTTGAAATGTATCCTAAGTGTAGGTCGGTAGTAGAAGATTTTGGTATAGAGGGACAGTTTAGAAGACCCAAAAGAAAACTTATTATTGGAAATGAAACTGAAACCATACACAAAGAAAACCAGTGTTACTTCAAACTGGATGTAGCAGACATAATGTATTCAAAAGGGAATCTGGATGAGCGCCAGCGGATGAGCAAACTTGGAGAAGATGAACTGGTTGTGGACATGTTTTCAGGTATTGGGTATTTTTCCATACCTATGGCAGTGCATTCTAAACGCACAAAACTCATTTCTATTGAGATAAATCCGATATCCTTTAAGTATTTACAGGAAAACATAAATCTAAACCGTGTCGATGATACGGTAATTCCTGTTTGTGGTGATTGCAGTCTATATACACCAGAGAATACAGCAGACCGAGTTTTGATGGGTTATGTCAGAACAACACACTATTATTTGAAATACGGAATAAAAGCGCTCAAAGAGTCTGGTGGTATGCTTCATTATCATGAAACAGTCCCTGAAAACCGTCTTTATGAAAGACCAGTTTCAAGGATAAAAAATGTTGCCTCTGAATTTGGAAAAACAGCACAAATCTGTGGACATCACACGATTAAAAAATATTCACCCGGGGTTTATCATGTAGTAGTCGATGCGTATGTATACAAACCCAAATAA
- a CDS encoding winged helix-turn-helix domain-containing protein, whose product MIYGNRTTLFSNGNGFVALNTPVKIKVLELLESGPKSFDEIVRYTNKAKSTISVHLNDLRQYNLIKETSDDNDKRKKAYHLNCQLIAYS is encoded by the coding sequence ATGATTTATGGGAATCGTACAACTCTTTTTTCAAACGGAAACGGATTTGTTGCATTAAATACCCCGGTAAAAATTAAAGTTTTGGAATTACTCGAATCAGGTCCAAAATCTTTTGATGAAATCGTTAGGTATACAAATAAAGCAAAATCTACGATATCTGTACATCTCAACGACCTGAGGCAGTACAATCTTATAAAAGAAACATCCGATGATAATGATAAACGCAAAAAAGCCTATCATCTAAACTGCCAACTTATTGCATATTCTTAG
- a CDS encoding V4R domain-containing protein, producing MLDEIAVFWSKNGLGEININNINPLEIVINNCFECCSVPPVDKKLCSFSAGLLEGIITGNTGIGGTIKETECQGSGHNHCMYKMIK from the coding sequence TTGCTTGATGAAATTGCGGTATTCTGGAGTAAAAACGGACTGGGTGAAATCAATATAAACAATATTAACCCGCTTGAGATTGTTATTAATAACTGTTTTGAATGTTGTTCTGTGCCACCTGTTGATAAAAAACTATGTTCTTTCAGTGCGGGTCTATTGGAAGGTATAATTACCGGCAATACAGGAATAGGGGGCACTATAAAAGAAACTGAATGTCAGGGCAGTGGTCATAATCACTGCATGTACAAAATGATAAAGTGA
- a CDS encoding DUF2110 family protein encodes MRSVILLLHIYRNTERAIHSIKDMIYNDLKELEVSVDVSATLEGWVQVDLSGEDEEFSANYLVSKYNTPVDEVEPGKEYRGYIQSIKSERILVNVGVELSIPQSHLKPLGTGNVEQIASRFGIIPYLPVSVDVTDNSENPKARFTKKQIDLWWDWKKSSTDRVIANSATRSELKSAIKKKGHGKDIYGVERLGVMEHAIVCREDTDGPGIVAEIGKLLISDLGVVVGNG; translated from the coding sequence ATGAGGTCTGTAATACTACTTCTTCACATATACAGAAATACTGAGCGTGCGATTCATTCTATAAAAGATATGATTTATAATGACCTTAAAGAACTGGAGGTATCCGTAGATGTATCCGCTACTCTGGAAGGTTGGGTTCAGGTGGATCTTTCCGGTGAAGATGAGGAATTTTCTGCAAATTATCTTGTAAGTAAATACAATACTCCTGTGGATGAAGTTGAACCCGGTAAAGAATACAGGGGATACATCCAGTCAATTAAATCTGAAAGGATACTAGTTAATGTAGGTGTAGAATTATCAATTCCACAAAGCCATTTGAAACCTCTCGGTACAGGTAATGTAGAACAGATTGCATCCAGATTCGGGATTATTCCTTATCTACCGGTATCAGTTGATGTTACAGATAATTCAGAAAATCCAAAAGCACGCTTTACAAAAAAACAAATCGACCTATGGTGGGACTGGAAAAAATCCAGTACAGATAGAGTTATAGCAAATTCAGCAACCCGTTCGGAATTAAAATCAGCTATTAAAAAGAAAGGGCACGGCAAGGATATATACGGGGTTGAACGTCTGGGTGTGATGGAACATGCAATAGTATGTCGTGAGGATACAGATGGTCCGGGAATAGTTGCAGAAATAGGTAAACTTTTAATATCTGACCTTGGTGTGGTTGTAGGTAATGGATAA
- a CDS encoding helix-turn-helix domain-containing protein, which produces MAEKHAENLFLQEKPTLALLAIWSFERTYASVITKEINSTFAHTTKILSKMEDCGLVQFKMDGRVKYVELTDRGMDVVNALKNLILKLENETEENSPANNISSTFQNSESQSSEESESQKVQSINSKVVNLRLKIENIYEELSNNNEDSDAIARKLGPFKRDIKKLEDQIESSQNPVDDIAIITLNDTRQRLDNIINQGQ; this is translated from the coding sequence ATGGCTGAAAAACATGCAGAAAATCTGTTCTTACAGGAAAAACCAACACTTGCTTTGCTTGCGATATGGTCATTTGAAAGAACCTATGCATCTGTAATAACAAAGGAGATTAATTCTACTTTTGCTCATACAACCAAAATCCTGTCCAAAATGGAAGATTGTGGACTCGTACAGTTTAAGATGGATGGACGTGTTAAATATGTTGAACTTACAGACAGAGGAATGGATGTTGTAAACGCCCTGAAAAATTTAATCCTTAAACTTGAAAATGAAACTGAAGAAAATAGTCCAGCTAACAACATTTCAAGTACTTTTCAAAATAGTGAATCACAATCCAGTGAAGAATCTGAGAGTCAGAAAGTTCAATCCATAAACAGCAAAGTAGTAAACCTGCGTTTGAAAATAGAAAATATTTATGAAGAATTATCCAATAATAATGAAGATAGTGATGCTATAGCTCGCAAATTGGGACCCTTTAAAAGGGATATTAAAAAACTTGAAGACCAGATAGAATCATCTCAGAATCCGGTAGATGATATAGCAATTATAACATTAAATGATACAAGACAGCGTCTGGATAATATTATCAATCAAGGTCAATAA
- a CDS encoding tRNA (guanine(10)-N(2))-dimethyltransferase yields MSYKTVTEGLTKIWIPEPPQDASFPPSSASVFYNPEMELNRDITVVANAVFAQRLSAKYGLAPSDVKYADALAASGARGIRVSNETGLDTTLNDWNEEAYKLILKNAELNDVLDLTTVFSKNANVLLFENRYDIVDLDPFGTPIPYLESAIYSTRHLLEITATDTAPLCGAHLKSGIRKYSAVPLNNEYHREMGVRILLGKVAREFAKYDKAMIPILSHATRHYVRTYLHVKKGAKRADDALKYMGFISHCDKCGFRKTVYGLAVSIDNNCPLCGNKTSIGGPLWLGSLHETDFCNEILQEIDNHQLNKRENTRKIITLCRDELEYPTYYDLHLICKRQGVSAVSMNRLIDLLIANGYSASRTHFSGTSFKTDAGIDVINDIVHSSFSR; encoded by the coding sequence ATGAGTTATAAGACTGTCACAGAAGGGTTGACAAAAATATGGATTCCCGAACCACCACAGGATGCATCGTTTCCTCCATCTTCTGCATCTGTTTTTTATAACCCTGAAATGGAATTGAACAGAGATATTACAGTAGTTGCAAATGCTGTTTTTGCACAAAGATTGTCTGCAAAGTATGGATTAGCTCCTTCTGATGTAAAATATGCAGACGCACTTGCTGCATCTGGTGCCCGGGGAATCAGGGTATCAAATGAGACAGGTTTAGACACTACATTAAACGATTGGAATGAGGAAGCATATAAATTAATTTTAAAAAACGCAGAGCTAAACGATGTTTTAGACCTGACAACTGTTTTTTCCAAAAATGCCAATGTACTATTATTCGAAAACAGATATGATATAGTAGACCTTGACCCCTTTGGGACACCTATACCATATCTGGAATCTGCAATTTATTCTACCAGACATTTACTCGAAATAACAGCTACAGATACAGCGCCTTTATGTGGAGCACACTTAAAATCAGGAATCAGAAAATATTCAGCAGTACCCCTTAACAATGAATACCACAGGGAGATGGGTGTACGAATACTTCTTGGGAAGGTGGCAAGGGAATTTGCAAAATATGATAAAGCGATGATACCGATTTTGTCACATGCAACCCGGCATTATGTACGTACATATCTACATGTTAAAAAGGGGGCTAAAAGGGCTGATGATGCCCTGAAATACATGGGTTTTATATCCCACTGTGATAAGTGCGGTTTCAGGAAAACTGTATATGGACTCGCTGTCAGTATAGATAATAACTGTCCTTTATGCGGAAACAAGACCAGTATTGGGGGACCTTTGTGGCTTGGTTCTCTTCATGAAACCGACTTCTGCAACGAAATATTACAGGAAATTGATAACCATCAGTTAAATAAAAGAGAAAACACCAGAAAAATAATTACACTTTGCAGGGACGAGCTTGAATATCCTACTTATTATGATTTGCACCTTATCTGTAAACGTCAGGGTGTTTCTGCAGTGTCCATGAACAGGTTGATTGATTTACTCATAGCAAACGGTTATAGTGCCTCAAGAACACATTTTAGTGGTACATCTTTTAAAACCGATGCCGGAATCGATGTTATCAATGATATTGTACATTCATCGTTTTCCAGATAA
- a CDS encoding cupredoxin domain-containing protein: MKPKIIVIILVLIPLIFAGCVENGEVVPDDNETDGGTTPVDNNSKNNMTPPEDNDTDVNVTPDVNETANETPVKDPESVLIRLQNYASLPSEVEINKGDTVVWQNFQNDPKRPFTLVSEDRLWENTTIVYRQTFKYTFNETGTYNFSVRPFSQRMSGTITVK; encoded by the coding sequence ATGAAGCCTAAAATTATTGTTATTATATTGGTTTTAATACCTCTTATATTTGCAGGATGTGTGGAAAATGGAGAAGTTGTTCCGGATGATAATGAAACAGATGGGGGTACGACACCGGTTGATAATAATTCAAAAAACAACATGACTCCTCCTGAAGATAATGATACAGATGTTAATGTGACACCTGATGTCAATGAAACTGCAAATGAGACACCGGTTAAAGATCCAGAATCTGTATTGATAAGATTACAGAATTATGCGTCATTGCCTTCAGAAGTTGAAATTAACAAAGGTGACACTGTGGTCTGGCAAAATTTCCAGAATGATCCGAAAAGACCGTTTACACTTGTAAGTGAAGATAGACTTTGGGAAAACACCACTATAGTTTACAGACAAACGTTCAAATACACTTTCAATGAAACAGGTACGTACAATTTCAGTGTTAGACCATTTTCACAGAGGATGAGCGGAACCATTACAGTAAAATAA
- a CDS encoding MBL fold metallo-hydrolase — MYNSYIKFIPVWFDSMGAKSTCTLVTTPDTSLIIDPGAAIMHKTFPISEFAKSDYLNQAKESVMKASKYAEHVVISHYHYDHLMVDDNSRYLYQGKNLWVKDPNQWINYSQWERARKFLKWLGKIEKYQIQYTKPKKTSFKDPFDELETLKNKNYRDQQANEDFILKGSKWFSKLSSQWSKTNWINVKSDAVNFADGSGFQKGDTKVRFSEPLFHGVEYSKTGWLISTIVEYRDTKLLYTSDLQGPIIEDYAQWIINENPDILILDGPATYLLGYMLSNTDLKRSVDNAVDIIKNCDLDIMIYDHHLLRDSSYKEHTSSVWEAAKKREVQILTAAEYNGDIPVLEKNT; from the coding sequence ATGTATAATAGTTATATAAAATTTATACCGGTATGGTTTGATTCAATGGGGGCAAAATCTACCTGTACACTGGTAACAACACCAGATACGAGTTTAATAATCGATCCAGGTGCTGCAATAATGCACAAAACTTTTCCGATTTCGGAGTTTGCTAAATCGGATTATCTTAACCAGGCAAAAGAAAGTGTTATGAAAGCTTCAAAATATGCAGAACATGTTGTTATAAGCCACTATCACTACGACCATCTAATGGTTGATGATAATTCCAGGTATCTCTATCAAGGCAAAAACCTCTGGGTAAAAGACCCCAATCAATGGATTAATTATTCACAATGGGAACGTGCAAGAAAGTTTCTGAAATGGCTGGGTAAAATCGAAAAATACCAGATACAGTATACCAAACCTAAAAAAACCAGTTTCAAAGACCCCTTCGATGAACTTGAAACCTTAAAAAACAAAAATTATAGAGATCAGCAGGCAAATGAGGATTTTATTTTAAAAGGTAGTAAATGGTTTTCAAAATTAAGTAGTCAATGGTCTAAGACAAACTGGATAAATGTAAAATCTGATGCTGTCAATTTTGCAGACGGTAGCGGTTTTCAGAAAGGTGATACCAAAGTAAGGTTCAGCGAGCCGCTATTTCATGGTGTAGAATACTCAAAGACAGGATGGCTAATATCTACGATTGTGGAATACCGTGATACCAAGTTGCTCTATACTTCGGATTTACAGGGACCGATTATAGAGGACTATGCACAGTGGATAATCAACGAAAATCCAGATATATTAATACTTGATGGACCAGCAACATATCTTCTTGGATATATGTTAAGTAATACAGATTTAAAGCGCAGTGTAGATAATGCGGTGGATATAATTAAAAACTGCGACCTTGATATAATGATATATGACCACCATCTTCTGCGTGATTCATCTTACAAAGAGCATACATCCAGTGTATGGGAAGCTGCTAAGAAAAGAGAGGTACAAATTCTGACGGCGGCTGAATATAACGGTGATATTCCTGTACTGGAGAAAAATACTTGA
- a CDS encoding MgtC/SapB family protein, whose protein sequence is MLIGILVGIEREHRRKYREVFAGVRTFAITSITGMLSIYVAEIVGLEFLLITTAFFALLCIFLAYAKNIIFNHYGLTSPIALFSTYILGILVAKGYFLFAIVGAVVITFLLIEKKPLHSFAENLSEDDILSAVHFLAVAFILYPLVPDQPVFGVLNLKSAILIVVLVSAISFISYVFLKKFGTHGGVYYSGILSGFVNSEASAGAFASIAKHKPALLDVSYIGILLSNTAMLVRNIIIAVIVDPSGRTALLMLPPHLAIIGVSSFTTLSKRKNIKSVDEHLELSSPFALGPAFKFGAGFTILLIVAKFANDIAGATGIYATAIGGLVSSAAVTVSVTTLAVNGGISFTTAAETAVIASIISTLNKNILINLSGTKQLFDISKYTYVLLVMVGFVALVIWAVYLRVSGFTF, encoded by the coding sequence TTGTTAATAGGAATCCTTGTGGGAATCGAACGCGAACATCGAAGGAAATACCGTGAGGTATTTGCAGGTGTACGTACATTTGCTATAACCAGTATAACAGGTATGCTCTCAATATATGTAGCAGAGATTGTCGGTTTGGAATTTTTGCTTATTACAACTGCTTTTTTTGCACTGTTATGTATCTTTTTGGCCTATGCAAAAAACATCATTTTCAACCATTACGGTTTAACCAGTCCGATAGCACTTTTTAGTACATATATACTTGGAATACTGGTTGCCAAAGGATACTTTCTTTTTGCAATAGTTGGTGCGGTAGTAATTACATTTTTACTTATTGAGAAAAAACCGCTTCACTCTTTCGCGGAAAATCTTTCAGAGGACGACATTTTAAGTGCTGTTCATTTTCTGGCAGTGGCATTTATCTTGTATCCACTTGTACCCGACCAGCCTGTTTTTGGTGTATTGAATCTGAAATCTGCAATTTTAATAGTTGTACTCGTGTCAGCAATCAGTTTTATCAGTTATGTATTTCTGAAAAAATTTGGAACTCATGGAGGTGTTTATTATTCGGGTATTTTAAGCGGATTTGTCAATAGTGAAGCTTCAGCTGGAGCATTTGCTTCAATAGCAAAGCATAAACCTGCTTTATTAGATGTTAGCTATATAGGTATTCTGCTATCCAATACAGCAATGCTTGTAAGAAACATAATAATAGCGGTTATAGTTGACCCAAGCGGAAGGACTGCATTGTTAATGCTGCCGCCCCATCTTGCTATAATTGGTGTATCTTCATTTACAACGTTATCAAAAAGAAAGAATATCAAATCCGTGGATGAACATTTAGAATTAAGTTCACCGTTTGCACTGGGTCCGGCTTTTAAATTCGGTGCAGGGTTTACAATACTGTTAATAGTAGCCAAATTTGCAAATGATATTGCAGGAGCAACAGGAATTTATGCAACTGCTATCGGTGGTCTTGTCAGCAGTGCGGCGGTAACTGTTTCTGTAACCACACTTGCTGTTAACGGAGGTATATCTTTTACAACAGCAGCAGAAACCGCTGTAATAGCAAGTATTATCAGTACATTGAACAAAAATATCCTTATTAATCTTTCAGGTACAAAGCAGTTGTTTGATATATCCAAGTATACTTATGTTTTACTTGTGATGGTGGGGTTTGTTGCACTTGTAATATGGGCTGTTTATCTGCGGGTATCAGGTTTTACATTCTAA